The following proteins are encoded in a genomic region of Lytechinus variegatus isolate NC3 chromosome 7, Lvar_3.0, whole genome shotgun sequence:
- the LOC121418269 gene encoding regulator of microtubule dynamics protein 3-like produces the protein MLKNLMTWKEFGLGLLVGASGTIVVTHLVNNIWPSDVQRLAEATRELQRECRELRAALRASSDETDGEVRRRGGRPRTPGDTRPRSRGGGMKRVGSEIISLHPSTSDEDEDLDFEEAYEGFTTPEYPLLYKDAPEQRFQSIATTSEELKEFLVEIDKLFDGSQSDHQEALRRMLAKESQYTSESEFLWRLTRAKILVSEVCRIEGNDEERKRLVFEGREHAKCAIDLNEESSDSHKYYAITQGIITDWVSFSEAATLGNEYKQHIERALELRPEEPYLNHLYGRFLFSIANLGWMQRKAAIMMYGLSQSLSLDDALAWFEKAEELQPGFSNLNPFYSAKCYIAKGQTDVAVEFLRKAVSDPGRSFEENEVRQEAKELLQRYE, from the exons ATGCTGAAAAATCTAATGACCTGGAAAGAATTTGGACTCGGTCTTCTTGTAGGAGCAAGTGGAACGATTGTCGTCACTCACTTAGTAAACAATATTTGGCCAAGTGATGTGCAAAGGCTCGCAGAAGCTACCAGGGAACTCCAACGGGAGTGCAGGGAGCTCCGGGCAGCTCTCCGAGCGTCCTCCGACGAGACGGATGGTGAAGTTCGCAGACGTGGAGGACGACCAAGAACACCCGGAGACACTCGGCCTCGAAGTCGGGGCGGTGGTATGAAGAGAGTTGGATCAGAGATAATATCATTGCACCCTAGCACaagtgatgaagatgaagatctTGACTTTGAAGAAGCTTACGAGGG ATTCACTACCCCCGAGTATCCACTCCTTTACAAAGATGCCCCTGAACAGAGGTTTCAGAGCATAGCAACAACTTCAGAGGAGCTGAAAGAATTCTTGGTGGAAATTGACAAACTCTTTGATGGTTCCCAATCTGATCACCAGGAAGCCCTTCGGAGAATGCTAGCTAAAGAGTCTCAG TATACGTCAGAGTCAGAATTCTTATGGCGGTTAACAAGGGCTAAGATCTTAGTCTCTGAGGTTTGTAGAATTGAAGGTAATGATGAGGAGCGCAAGAGACTTGTTTTTGAAG GAAGGGAGCATGCTAAGTGTGCAATAGATCTGAATGAGGAGAGTTCTGATAGTCATAAATACTATGCAATCACTCAGGGTATTATAACAGACTGGGTGTCTTTCTCAGAAGCAGCTACACTTGGCAATGAGTACAAG CAACATATAGAGAGAGCATTGGAGTTAAGACCAGAAGAGCCCTACCTCAATCATCTGTATGGCAGGTTCCTTTTTAGT ATTGCAAATTTAGGGTGGATGCAACGAAAGGCTGCTATTATGATGTACGGTCTGTCTCAAAGTCTCAGTCTAGATGACGCCCTCGCTTGGTTTGAAAAGGCAGAGGAACTTCAACCTGGTTTTTCCAATCTCAATCCATTCTATTCAGCAAAA TGTTACATTGCCAAAGGACAAACTGACGTTGCAGTGGAATTCTTGCGCAAGGCCGTTTCCGATCCTGGCAGGAGTTTCGAG GAAAACGAAGTACGACAAGAGGCAAAAGAACTTCTTCAGAGGTATGAATGA